A genomic stretch from Oleomonas cavernae includes:
- a CDS encoding DNA-binding protein, translating to MALFFDAAWFDKRLALLGLGRASVGAALRLDDAAVEALFKDQRELKPVEVATLAALLAVSADEIALRAGAGTSVAKPIPDEPFLLRLEAVEAAMARLEERMARIEELLAKAVEKARGERLDEPS from the coding sequence ATGGCCCTGTTCTTCGACGCCGCGTGGTTCGACAAGCGCCTGGCCCTGCTGGGGCTGGGCCGCGCGTCGGTCGGCGCGGCGCTGCGCCTGGACGATGCGGCGGTCGAGGCACTGTTCAAGGACCAGCGGGAGTTGAAGCCGGTGGAGGTGGCGACTCTCGCCGCCCTGCTGGCGGTATCGGCCGATGAAATCGCCCTCCGGGCCGGGGCGGGGACCAGCGTGGCGAAGCCGATCCCCGACGAGCCGTTCCTGCTGCGCCTGGAAGCGGTCGAGGCGGCCATGGCCCGCCTGGAAGAACGCATGGCCCGGATCGAGGAACTGCTGGCCAAGGCGGTCGAGAAGGCCCGCGGGGAGCGGCTCGACGAGCCGTCGTGA
- a CDS encoding DNA-binding protein → MTSTPIPLHPVTFEDVAEACTLLRDHGGDGAVTVRAVRQRLGRGSMDTLLRHVRRWKGEGGGPAPANVALNPEDRDRVLRFAEEWFAVLSAREAAGRRAEIAGAEAKAATFESELAELSAEFERLEGELIEERAKAVAEAARVERLEATLAARDDAFMALERREAELRGQVAALTDQADRDAGRIKALERELDVARQGSAQAETALVLAESDRMRSLAREEAALGEVDKARTGAMKAERRAEKLADQLSQLQAELEAAEVGRDIVKGDLAQVRDRAVAAEARLKTLEPLVASLLQTGTANRPQGDPANQP, encoded by the coding sequence ATGACATCGACACCCATCCCCTTGCACCCGGTCACCTTCGAGGATGTGGCAGAGGCTTGTACCCTGCTGCGCGATCATGGCGGCGATGGGGCGGTTACGGTCCGCGCCGTGCGCCAGCGTCTGGGCCGCGGCAGCATGGATACGCTGCTGCGCCATGTACGGCGCTGGAAGGGCGAGGGCGGCGGGCCCGCCCCGGCCAATGTGGCCCTGAACCCCGAGGACCGGGACCGGGTCCTGCGCTTTGCCGAGGAATGGTTCGCCGTCCTGTCGGCGCGGGAAGCCGCCGGCCGGCGGGCGGAAATCGCCGGCGCGGAGGCCAAGGCCGCCACCTTCGAATCCGAACTCGCCGAACTGTCGGCTGAGTTCGAGCGGCTGGAGGGGGAGTTGATCGAGGAGCGGGCCAAGGCGGTGGCCGAGGCCGCCCGGGTCGAGCGGCTGGAGGCGACGCTGGCGGCGCGCGACGATGCCTTCATGGCGCTGGAGCGCCGGGAGGCCGAACTGCGGGGCCAGGTCGCGGCGCTGACCGACCAGGCGGACCGGGATGCCGGCCGGATCAAGGCATTGGAGCGTGAACTTGATGTGGCGAGACAGGGCAGCGCCCAGGCGGAAACCGCCCTGGTCCTGGCTGAATCCGACCGGATGCGCAGCCTTGCCCGCGAGGAAGCGGCGCTCGGCGAAGTCGACAAGGCGCGCACCGGCGCGATGAAGGCCGAACGCCGGGCCGAGAAACTGGCCGATCAGCTAAGCCAGCTTCAGGCCGAGCTGGAAGCGGCGGAAGTCGGCCGCGATATCGTCAAAGGGGACCTCGCCCAGGTGCGCGACCGGGCGGTCGCTGCCGAGGCGCGCCTGAAGACACTCGAACCCCTGGTCGCCAGCCTGCTCCAGACAGGAACCGCCAACCGGCCCCAGGGCGATCCGGCCAACCAGCCTTGA
- a CDS encoding phosphonate degradation HD-domain oxygenase — protein sequence MTSRQPLEIILQVETLYAQRGAAPYEGGESVSQLAHGLQAAACAARAGAAPGLVAAALLHDIGHLIDPKGERAALEGYDARHEDGGADHLAPWFGDAVTVPIRLHVAAKRYLCATKAGYFERLSPASVRSLGLQGGPMSNDEVAAFEAGPFWKDAVRLRVWDEEAKVVGLEVPAFAHYRDLLTALVRV from the coding sequence ATGACGTCGCGCCAGCCTCTCGAAATAATTTTGCAGGTCGAGACGCTTTATGCCCAGCGGGGCGCCGCGCCCTATGAGGGCGGCGAATCGGTGAGCCAGCTTGCCCACGGCCTGCAAGCCGCCGCCTGCGCCGCGCGCGCCGGTGCGGCCCCCGGCCTGGTTGCCGCCGCCTTGCTCCACGACATCGGCCACCTGATCGACCCCAAGGGCGAACGGGCGGCCCTGGAAGGCTATGACGCCCGCCACGAAGACGGCGGGGCCGATCACCTCGCCCCCTGGTTCGGCGACGCCGTGACCGTGCCGATCCGCCTTCACGTGGCGGCCAAGCGCTATCTCTGCGCGACCAAGGCCGGCTATTTCGAGCGCCTGTCGCCGGCGTCCGTCCGCAGCTTAGGCCTGCAGGGCGGCCCGATGTCGAACGACGAGGTGGCGGCGTTCGAGGCCGGCCCGTTCTGGAAGGACGCCGTGCGCCTGCGCGTCTGGGACGAGGAGGCCAAGGTCGTGGGCCTGGAGGTGCCGGCCTTCGCCCACTACCGCGACCTGCTGACCGCCCTGGTCCGGGTGTGA
- a CDS encoding helix-turn-helix domain-containing protein, giving the protein MDRQPPVLLHLASNLKRLRQAAGISQEVLATRSGVSRRMLVAIEAGDSNVSLQTLDKIAAVLGVLLPDLIVAPATVGQPTLAWRGEKPGSEAHLLETAPATRLAEMWAWSLAPGEHYQSGPDPAGWHEMVAVIAGTLTIEFDHGPVTLAAGKSTAYRSDRAFAFVNKGTEPVRFIRNVVM; this is encoded by the coding sequence ATGGATCGTCAACCCCCTGTTCTCCTCCACCTCGCCAGCAACCTGAAACGCCTGCGCCAAGCCGCCGGCATCAGCCAGGAGGTGCTTGCCACCCGCTCCGGGGTCAGCCGGCGCATGCTGGTGGCGATCGAGGCCGGCGACAGCAATGTGAGCCTGCAGACCCTCGACAAGATCGCGGCGGTGCTGGGCGTCCTGCTGCCCGACCTGATCGTGGCGCCCGCCACGGTCGGCCAGCCGACCCTGGCCTGGCGCGGCGAGAAGCCGGGCAGCGAGGCCCACCTGCTGGAAACCGCCCCGGCCACGCGGCTGGCCGAGATGTGGGCCTGGAGCCTGGCGCCGGGCGAGCACTACCAGTCGGGCCCGGACCCGGCCGGCTGGCATGAAATGGTCGCGGTGATCGCCGGCACCCTGACCATCGAGTTCGATCACGGCCCCGTCACCCTGGCCGCCGGCAAGTCGACCGCCTACCGCTCGGACCGGGCCTTTGCCTTCGTCAACAAGGGCACGGAACCGGTGCGGTTCATTCGTAACGTGGTGATGTAA
- a CDS encoding calcium-binding protein, with the protein MSLIAETPINLLASQRASALIDHADGGLTYYLRAPGGVTNAVAVGEDGQALGTPAPVFSGSYDYLLGLADGSVVAFNEYYDEEHIHADLEYYYLIEEAYRFGSGDPFAEIYYTMYEYSYEEDGEGNWVELREYFDLLDQDFAGFESTAYVTTFNEEYTAHRYTNTGDELISDNNLVMIYGGAEGSQHELVLDSSTVSAASLLWRPDDRVGALWVDAASAADFKVAFALIDDTGTVIRTRSQIIDQAQVEGTPALTDFGTVDAALLPDGGIAAAFEINGAVYLGQFTAALDLAGTVIAVDAGSPRELVEFAALPGGGLAVATAVRAASGLGATLYLHAYDEALNLSGPAVSVTVGSWGQVRTAPGWADLAILDNGSLLLSWTDTASNTTYNQVFSLEGTTESGGTGADTLTGATWNDSLSGNGGNDVLAGAGGSDTLQGGDGNDQLIGGLGPDTLDGGAGNDIARYDTRVTLNLGDASKNTGEAIGDVFISIEQIRGSAGNDRLDGDAAANVFQGREGDDVLSGGGGDDLLVGNAGADRLRGGTGADQFRFDRPTDGADVIADFTAGLDKIAVRAGTFGIDAITLVTGDAPAPTGAAAVFLFSTSTSILSFDADGNGAGAAVVLADLAGVHALSTGDFLLIA; encoded by the coding sequence ATGAGCCTGATCGCCGAGACACCCATCAACCTTCTGGCCAGTCAGCGGGCATCCGCGCTGATCGACCATGCCGACGGCGGCCTGACCTATTACCTCCGTGCGCCGGGGGGCGTGACGAACGCGGTCGCCGTCGGCGAGGACGGCCAGGCGCTGGGTACCCCGGCACCGGTTTTCTCCGGCTCCTACGATTATCTGCTCGGCCTGGCCGACGGGTCGGTGGTCGCCTTCAACGAATATTACGATGAAGAACATATTCACGCGGATCTTGAATATTATTACCTGATCGAAGAGGCGTACCGATTTGGCAGCGGCGATCCGTTCGCGGAAATCTACTATACTATGTATGAATACAGTTACGAAGAAGATGGCGAAGGGAATTGGGTAGAGCTCCGTGAATATTTTGACCTCTTGGACCAGGATTTTGCCGGTTTCGAGAGCACCGCTTACGTAACCACCTTCAATGAAGAATACACAGCACACCGCTACACCAACACGGGCGACGAGCTAATCAGCGACAACAACCTTGTGATGATCTATGGCGGCGCCGAGGGAAGCCAGCACGAACTCGTCCTGGACTCCTCGACGGTAAGCGCTGCGTCACTGCTATGGCGGCCGGACGACAGGGTGGGGGCGCTGTGGGTCGATGCGGCGAGCGCCGCTGATTTCAAAGTCGCCTTCGCCCTGATCGACGACACCGGCACGGTGATCCGCACCCGGTCCCAGATCATCGACCAGGCGCAGGTCGAGGGTACGCCCGCCCTCACAGACTTCGGAACGGTCGACGCTGCCCTCCTCCCGGACGGCGGCATAGCCGCCGCCTTCGAGATAAATGGTGCTGTCTACCTGGGGCAATTCACTGCCGCGCTCGATCTTGCCGGAACGGTCATCGCGGTCGACGCTGGCAGCCCGCGCGAACTCGTGGAATTTGCGGCACTGCCGGGCGGCGGCCTGGCGGTGGCGACTGCCGTGCGCGCGGCAAGCGGCCTCGGCGCGACCCTGTATCTCCACGCCTATGACGAAGCCCTGAACCTGTCGGGCCCGGCAGTGTCCGTCACCGTCGGCAGTTGGGGACAAGTGCGCACCGCCCCCGGCTGGGCGGATCTGGCCATCCTCGACAACGGCAGCCTCCTGCTGTCCTGGACCGATACGGCGAGCAACACCACCTATAACCAGGTTTTCAGCCTGGAAGGCACGACCGAAAGCGGTGGCACGGGCGCGGACACGCTGACAGGCGCCACGTGGAACGACAGCCTGTCGGGCAATGGCGGCAATGACGTGCTCGCCGGTGCCGGCGGCAGTGACACGCTCCAGGGTGGCGATGGCAACGACCAGCTCATCGGTGGCCTGGGCCCCGACACGCTGGACGGTGGGGCCGGCAACGACATCGCCCGCTACGACACGCGCGTCACGCTCAACCTGGGCGATGCCAGCAAGAACACCGGCGAGGCCATCGGCGATGTCTTCATCTCCATCGAGCAGATTCGTGGTTCTGCCGGGAACGATCGCCTGGACGGCGATGCCGCGGCCAATGTGTTCCAGGGCCGCGAGGGCGACGACGTGCTTTCGGGTGGCGGCGGCGACGACCTGCTGGTCGGCAATGCCGGCGCCGACCGCCTGCGCGGCGGGACCGGGGCCGATCAGTTCCGCTTCGATCGGCCGACGGATGGGGCCGACGTGATCGCGGATTTCACCGCCGGCCTCGACAAGATCGCGGTTCGCGCCGGCACCTTCGGGATCGATGCCATCACCCTGGTCACCGGGGATGCGCCCGCTCCCACGGGCGCGGCAGCCGTGTTCCTGTTCTCGACCAGCACCAGTATCCTGTCGTTCGACGCGGACGGGAACGGCGCCGGGGCGGCAGTCGTCCTGGCCGACCTGGCGGGCGTGCACGCGCTTTCAACCGGCGATTTTCTCCTGATCGCCTGA
- a CDS encoding helix-turn-helix domain-containing protein, whose protein sequence is MSKGLTMHIRELTSRAGVAERQVRYLIAEGFIPPPRGGRSNAEYGDDHVAAIDRYVRLRDLGFPPAAIKLLLQSREGVPFPVSPGITLVVDPSLLATGAPVQPVIDTLRSLLTDLFKEQAHAHDARHD, encoded by the coding sequence GTGTCGAAAGGGCTGACCATGCATATTCGAGAGCTGACATCACGCGCAGGGGTAGCGGAGCGACAGGTCCGCTATCTCATTGCCGAAGGGTTCATCCCGCCGCCCAGGGGCGGACGCTCGAATGCCGAATACGGCGACGATCATGTCGCGGCGATCGACAGATACGTTCGCCTGCGGGATCTCGGCTTTCCGCCGGCCGCCATCAAGCTTCTGCTGCAGTCTCGCGAAGGCGTGCCGTTTCCGGTCTCGCCGGGCATCACCCTTGTCGTCGACCCGTCGCTTCTGGCGACCGGCGCGCCGGTTCAGCCGGTCATCGACACACTCCGCTCGCTCCTCACCGACCTTTTCAAGGAACAGGCCCATGCCCACGATGCCCGGCACGATTGA
- a CDS encoding acyl-CoA synthetase, translating to MVPARFNMARYCLDQHPAAKIGLIVAGAHDDERWTYGALKDATLRVAQGLLSLGLVPGDRLMIRMDNDTAYALAYFGAIAAGIVALPSSAQLTAAEAGFLLADSGARAIAVGDSLADVAVPDGVMSISAQAIRAMAKDGPLGDFADTAADDPAFLVYTSGTTGKPKGVLHGQRHAWGRRPMYKGWYGIGASDVVLHAGAFNWTYTLGVGLTDPWANGATACLYNGPRDAHVWPRLIERFRATIFATVPGLYRQILKYGTPEAFDLSSLRHGLTAGEALAPSVLEAWRQTVGTELYEALGMSEISTYISQSPPGPARAGSPGRPQPGRKVAILDQVTGAPLGPDEIGLLAVHRSDPGLMLGYWNRPDEQAQVLRGDWFAGGDLAHLDGHGYIWFHGRNDDLMNAGGYRVSPLEVEAALAGHPAVAEVAVAERRVSDALSVICAYVVARDSATIDKAALIDFAGERLAAYKRPKDVVVVDSLPRTANGKVMRRALAARP from the coding sequence ATGGTGCCGGCCCGCTTCAACATGGCGCGCTACTGCCTGGATCAGCACCCGGCCGCGAAGATCGGCCTGATCGTGGCCGGCGCCCATGACGACGAGCGCTGGACCTACGGCGCCCTGAAGGATGCGACCTTGCGGGTGGCACAGGGGCTGTTGTCGCTGGGCCTGGTGCCGGGCGACCGGCTGATGATCCGCATGGATAACGACACGGCCTATGCCCTGGCCTATTTCGGCGCGATCGCCGCCGGCATCGTCGCCCTGCCCTCCTCCGCGCAACTGACCGCCGCCGAGGCCGGCTTCCTGCTGGCGGATTCGGGCGCCCGGGCGATCGCCGTGGGCGACAGCCTGGCCGATGTCGCGGTACCGGATGGTGTCATGAGCATTTCCGCCCAGGCCATCCGCGCGATGGCCAAGGACGGCCCCTTGGGCGACTTCGCCGACACCGCGGCCGACGATCCGGCCTTCCTGGTCTATACTTCCGGCACCACGGGCAAGCCCAAGGGCGTGCTGCACGGCCAGCGCCACGCCTGGGGCCGCCGGCCCATGTACAAGGGCTGGTACGGCATCGGGGCCAGCGACGTGGTGCTCCATGCCGGGGCCTTCAACTGGACCTATACGCTGGGGGTCGGCCTGACCGATCCCTGGGCCAATGGCGCCACCGCCTGCCTCTATAACGGCCCGCGCGATGCCCACGTCTGGCCGCGCCTGATCGAGCGGTTTCGCGCCACGATCTTCGCGACCGTGCCCGGCCTCTACCGCCAGATCCTGAAATACGGCACGCCGGAAGCCTTCGACCTGTCCAGCCTGCGCCACGGCCTGACCGCCGGCGAGGCGCTGGCCCCCAGCGTGCTGGAGGCCTGGCGCCAGACCGTGGGCACGGAACTCTACGAGGCGCTCGGCATGTCCGAGATCTCGACCTATATCAGCCAGTCGCCGCCCGGCCCCGCCCGGGCCGGCTCCCCCGGCCGGCCGCAGCCTGGCCGCAAGGTGGCAATCCTCGACCAGGTGACCGGCGCGCCGCTGGGGCCCGACGAGATCGGCCTGCTGGCCGTCCACCGCAGCGACCCCGGCCTGATGCTGGGCTATTGGAACCGGCCCGACGAGCAGGCCCAGGTCCTGCGCGGCGACTGGTTCGCCGGCGGCGACCTCGCCCATCTGGACGGCCACGGTTACATCTGGTTCCACGGCCGCAACGACGACCTGATGAATGCCGGCGGCTACCGGGTCTCGCCCCTGGAGGTGGAGGCGGCCCTGGCCGGCCACCCGGCGGTGGCCGAGGTGGCGGTGGCGGAACGCCGCGTCTCGGACGCGCTTTCGGTGATCTGCGCCTATGTCGTGGCGCGCGACAGCGCCACCATCGACAAGGCGGCGCTGATCGACTTCGCCGGCGAGCGGCTGGCGGCCTACAAGCGGCCCAAGGATGTCGTGGTGGTCGACAGCCTGCCGCGCACCGCCAACGGCAAGGTCATGCGCCGGGCCCTCGCCGCCCGGCCCTGA
- a CDS encoding DMT family transporter: MSSTDRPLVPSRWDANAGGRLPEVVLLGVTFIWGASFWIIQTALTVSGPLFFQGLRYTIAALVLIAVSLPRLRGITALEWKIGLLTGAAVAIANALQAIGLETIPSSKSAFITALYVPMVPLMQLIFLREPPRPLAWAGIGLAFVGLTLLAGPKAAALEFTAGEIMTVVSAAIIAAEIILIGAYTRQLDATRVSVVQLASIAVFTLAGMVPMGEALPAISPVLLYCAGGLGLGSVVIHLAMYWAQRKLSPTRATLIYATEPIWAGMIGRMAGERIPLLGLIGALLIVVSVVLSNWRRRAPGA; this comes from the coding sequence ATGTCCAGCACCGATCGTCCCCTCGTCCCCAGCCGCTGGGATGCCAATGCCGGCGGCCGCTTGCCGGAAGTCGTCCTGCTGGGCGTCACTTTCATCTGGGGCGCCTCGTTCTGGATCATCCAGACGGCGCTGACCGTCTCGGGCCCGCTGTTCTTCCAGGGGCTGCGCTACACGATCGCCGCCCTGGTGCTGATCGCCGTCTCGCTGCCGCGGCTGCGCGGCATCACCGCGCTGGAATGGAAGATCGGCCTGCTGACCGGCGCTGCCGTGGCCATCGCCAATGCCCTGCAGGCGATCGGGCTGGAGACCATTCCCAGCAGCAAGTCGGCCTTCATCACGGCGCTCTACGTGCCCATGGTGCCGCTGATGCAGTTGATCTTCCTGCGCGAGCCGCCACGCCCGCTGGCCTGGGCCGGCATCGGCCTGGCCTTCGTCGGGCTGACCCTGCTGGCCGGCCCCAAGGCGGCAGCCCTCGAGTTCACTGCGGGCGAGATCATGACGGTGGTCAGTGCCGCCATCATCGCGGCCGAGATCATCCTGATCGGCGCCTATACCCGCCAGCTCGACGCGACACGGGTCTCGGTGGTGCAGCTTGCCTCGATCGCGGTATTCACCCTGGCCGGCATGGTGCCGATGGGCGAGGCGCTGCCGGCGATCTCGCCCGTGCTGCTCTATTGTGCCGGGGGCCTGGGCCTGGGCAGCGTCGTGATCCACCTGGCGATGTACTGGGCGCAGCGCAAGCTCTCGCCGACCCGGGCCACCCTGATCTATGCGACCGAGCCGATCTGGGCCGGCATGATCGGCCGCATGGCAGGCGAGCGGATCCCGCTGCTGGGCCTGATCGGCGCCCTGCTGATCGTGGTGAGCGTGGTGCTCAGCAATTGGCGGCGGCGAGCGCCCGGCGCATGA
- a CDS encoding VIT domain-containing protein, giving the protein MVSTRFDVDIDGGLATVVTSRVFRNDEAQSIEATITFPVPVHAVLFDLEALIDGRLLKARAQRRSAAREAYEDAIERGKAAVLHEEVLRGVHMLSVAHVAPGAEITVKATWAITLRFVGDSARLRIPLTVGDIYGRSRLPDSDDLLAGGPLQHADISVRSSSGTVSLAGGSLAEGQARVPLNAPIDLAVTGMMLGMLRGRAADGREVALRITPCGPGEALLNVAVLVDRSGSMGGGKHHAVVRGLTAVADMLGEADLIDLWQFDNELEHVGAGQPLRDLVARLGEPRGGTEIGGALSGAMAGSRMRDILLLTDGLSHALDVQALARRGRRITVLLIGHDSLEANVGHLAALTGGDIFVASPDDIAAVLAAAIGSLRLAAEPVQVGDAEHIRAVRGNALLEADWLAATGAGPQGRAVAAVAAGLALPALDEERAAALAQAEGLVTHLTSLVLVDEAGAVQETLPATRKIALAAPAAPAPMARMVRAKSPSAASYSSAPPDMLREEVRSLSAPLDLSSAAGMIDWDRSPGQLVAGDVSGLGREIALLIGVAAVRPDVTHLATQLKLDPVMLVVALIARSLGEGNRSAARIAKAVLGSGITEELRRLAAALGLEPAGPRGLRGRLGGWLGR; this is encoded by the coding sequence CTGGTCTCGACACGGTTCGACGTTGACATCGACGGCGGCCTGGCGACGGTGGTGACCTCTCGCGTCTTCCGCAACGACGAGGCCCAGAGCATCGAGGCGACCATCACCTTTCCGGTTCCCGTCCATGCGGTGCTCTTCGACCTCGAGGCCCTGATCGACGGCCGCCTGTTGAAGGCTCGCGCCCAGCGGCGCAGCGCGGCGCGCGAGGCCTACGAGGATGCGATCGAGCGGGGCAAGGCGGCGGTGCTGCACGAGGAAGTGCTGCGCGGCGTCCACATGCTCTCGGTTGCCCATGTGGCACCGGGTGCTGAGATCACGGTCAAGGCCACCTGGGCGATCACGCTGCGCTTCGTGGGCGACAGTGCCCGGCTGCGCATCCCGCTCACCGTGGGCGACATCTACGGCCGTTCGCGCCTGCCCGACTCCGACGACCTGCTGGCCGGCGGCCCGTTGCAGCACGCGGATATTTCCGTCCGCAGCAGCAGCGGCACGGTCAGCCTGGCCGGCGGCAGCCTGGCGGAGGGCCAGGCACGGGTGCCCCTGAATGCCCCCATCGACCTCGCCGTGACCGGCATGATGCTCGGGATGCTGCGGGGCAGGGCGGCCGACGGACGGGAGGTTGCCTTGCGCATCACGCCGTGCGGACCGGGAGAGGCGCTGCTGAACGTGGCCGTGCTGGTCGATCGTTCAGGCTCGATGGGCGGGGGCAAGCATCACGCGGTGGTCCGTGGCCTGACCGCCGTGGCCGACATGCTGGGCGAGGCTGACCTGATCGACCTGTGGCAGTTCGACAATGAATTGGAGCACGTCGGTGCGGGACAGCCGCTTCGGGACCTTGTCGCCCGGCTGGGCGAGCCCAGGGGCGGCACCGAGATCGGCGGCGCGCTTTCGGGCGCCATGGCCGGTAGCCGGATGCGCGACATCCTGCTCCTCACCGACGGCCTGAGCCACGCGCTCGACGTGCAGGCACTGGCACGGCGGGGACGCCGCATCACGGTGCTCTTGATCGGGCACGACAGCCTGGAAGCCAATGTCGGGCACCTCGCGGCCCTGACGGGCGGCGACATCTTCGTCGCCTCGCCCGATGACATTGCGGCTGTGCTTGCCGCTGCCATTGGTTCCCTCCGCTTAGCAGCCGAACCGGTTCAGGTCGGCGATGCCGAACACATCCGCGCCGTCCGGGGCAATGCCCTGCTCGAGGCGGACTGGCTGGCGGCAACGGGTGCCGGCCCGCAGGGGCGGGCCGTGGCCGCGGTCGCCGCGGGCCTGGCCCTGCCTGCACTCGACGAGGAAAGAGCGGCCGCGCTGGCGCAGGCCGAGGGGCTGGTCACGCACCTGACCAGCCTGGTGCTGGTCGACGAGGCGGGGGCGGTGCAGGAAACCCTTCCTGCAACCCGCAAGATCGCGCTGGCCGCACCTGCCGCTCCCGCCCCCATGGCGCGAATGGTGCGCGCCAAGTCGCCCAGCGCCGCCAGCTACTCTTCCGCCCCCCCGGATATGCTGCGGGAGGAAGTGCGGTCTTTGTCAGCGCCGCTCGACCTGTCTTCGGCCGCCGGGATGATCGACTGGGATCGCTCGCCCGGGCAACTCGTCGCCGGTGACGTTTCGGGGCTGGGTCGTGAAATCGCCCTGCTGATCGGGGTGGCGGCGGTGCGGCCCGACGTGACCCACCTGGCGACACAGTTGAAGCTCGATCCGGTAATGCTGGTTGTCGCTCTCATTGCCCGGTCGCTGGGCGAAGGAAACCGCTCGGCCGCGCGGATCGCCAAGGCTGTCCTGGGCAGCGGCATCACGGAAGAATTGCGCCGCCTGGCCGCGGCCCTGGGGCTTGAACCGGCGGGGCCGCGAGGCCTGCGCGGGCGCCTTGGCGGGTGGCTGGGGCGGTGA
- a CDS encoding CaiB/BaiF CoA transferase family protein, whose protein sequence is MGPLKGVKVIEIAGLGPGPFCAMLLADMGADVVRIDRAGGGGLFDPKFDFLNRGKRSVALDLKKPEGIEAILKLVEQADIITEGFRPGVMERLGLGPDVCLARNPKIVYGRMTGFGQDGPMAKAAGHDINYIAMSGMLHAIGHAGGKPVPPLNLVGDFGGGGMFLAFGLVSALLESKTSGKGQVVDATMIDGAAVLGTMMYSLSAQGVWRDERGVNMLDTGAHFYDTYETSDGKHVSIGSIEPQFYAELLRLAALDPAVFGMQMDIGRWPEMKDKLAAVFKQKTRDEWCAIMENTDVCFAPVLSLLEAPRHPHNVARGTYFEQNGHVQPAPAPRFSRTRPDLPAIPPTPGANTDQALADWGFAADEIARLKAAGAAV, encoded by the coding sequence ATGGGGCCGTTGAAGGGTGTCAAGGTCATCGAGATCGCCGGCCTGGGGCCGGGTCCGTTCTGCGCCATGCTGCTGGCGGACATGGGCGCCGACGTGGTGCGCATCGACCGGGCCGGCGGCGGCGGCCTGTTCGACCCCAAGTTCGATTTCCTCAACCGCGGCAAGCGCTCGGTGGCCCTCGACCTGAAGAAGCCCGAGGGCATCGAGGCGATCCTGAAGCTGGTCGAACAGGCCGACATCATCACCGAGGGCTTCCGCCCCGGCGTGATGGAGCGGCTGGGCCTGGGTCCCGACGTCTGCCTGGCGCGCAATCCAAAGATCGTCTACGGCCGCATGACCGGTTTCGGCCAGGATGGGCCGATGGCCAAGGCGGCGGGCCATGACATCAACTACATCGCCATGTCGGGGATGCTCCATGCCATCGGCCATGCGGGCGGCAAGCCGGTGCCGCCGCTCAACCTGGTCGGCGATTTCGGCGGCGGCGGCATGTTCCTCGCCTTTGGCCTGGTTTCGGCCCTGCTCGAGTCCAAGACCAGCGGCAAGGGCCAGGTGGTGGATGCCACCATGATCGACGGCGCCGCGGTGCTGGGCACCATGATGTACAGCCTTTCGGCCCAGGGCGTGTGGCGCGACGAGCGCGGCGTCAACATGCTCGACACCGGTGCCCATTTCTACGACACCTACGAGACCAGCGACGGCAAGCATGTCTCGATCGGCTCGATCGAGCCGCAGTTCTATGCCGAGCTGTTGCGCCTCGCGGCACTGGACCCGGCGGTGTTCGGCATGCAGATGGATATCGGCCGCTGGCCCGAAATGAAGGACAAGCTCGCCGCGGTCTTCAAGCAGAAGACCCGCGACGAATGGTGCGCGATCATGGAGAACACCGATGTGTGCTTCGCGCCCGTCCTCTCCCTGCTGGAAGCGCCCCGGCACCCGCACAATGTGGCGCGCGGCACCTATTTCGAACAGAACGGCCATGTCCAGCCGGCCCCGGCCCCGCGCTTCAGCCGCACCCGGCCCGACCTGCCGGCGATCCCGCCGACGCCCGGCGCCAACACCGACCAGGCCCTGGCCGACTGGGGCTTTGCCGCCGATGAAATCGCCCGGCTGAAGGCGGCCGGCGCAGCGGTCTAG